The Pseudomonas sp. MM223 genome segment CTACCCGGCCTGGATGGCATGGAAGTGATCAAACGCCTGCAGTGCCTGGAACCGATGCCCAAGATCATGGTGCTGACCGGCCAGGCCACCGACCTGTACGTGCGCCGCTGCCTGGATGCCGGCATCGGCGCATTCGTCACCAAGGAAGAAGACCACGAAGCCCTGCTGTTTGCCCTCAAAGCCTTGGTCAAAGGCTATTCGACCTTCCCGCAAATGTCGGTGAACAGTAACTCGCTGGAAAGCGAACCGGTGCGCCTGGCCAGCCTGTCGAACCGTGAAATGGAAGTGCTGCGGCGCCTCGCCCGCGGCGAAAACAACAAGAATATCGGTACCTGCATGAACCTCAGCGCCAAGACCATCAGCACCTACCGGGGCCGTATCATGGAAAAGCTCAAGACCGAATCGTTGGTCGAAATGGTCGACCTGGCCAAACGCAACAGCGTCTACTGAGCGCCCGGCCGCCATGAAGCGCCTGCTGGCGTGCATGCTCCTGGCCATCGGCCTTGCCAGCCCCACCGCACTGCTGGCCAGCAGCGAACCTCGTCAACTGCTGGCGCGCTCGGTCAGCGCCGCAGCCCCGTTGCAACTGTCCAGCGAGGACCGCGATTGGCTG includes the following:
- the bvgA_3 gene encoding Virulence factors putative positive transcription regulator BvgA (*Name bvgA_3), whose amino-acid sequence is MTTVLIVDDHPIVRLSLRLLLERERFHVVGEVGNGSEVAQVARELRPDVVVLDIGLPGLDGMEVIKRLQCLEPMPKIMVLTGQATDLYVRRCLDAGIGAFVTKEEDHEALLFALKALVKGYSTFPQMSVNSNSLESEPVRLASLSNREMEVLRRLARGENNKNIGTCMNLSAKTISTYRGRIMEKLKTESLVEMVDLAKRNSVY